One region of Wyeomyia smithii strain HCP4-BCI-WySm-NY-G18 chromosome 3, ASM2978416v1, whole genome shotgun sequence genomic DNA includes:
- the LOC129730109 gene encoding uncharacterized protein LOC129730109 encodes MVTEENDEHPHTEDEKTPTQERDSNLLARSDSTEILIQSSVDDIFDVIKAGELSEVENLVEKVGPEALSARDKHGYTPAHWGALDGNVEMMRYLVERNAPVDLPCLGTQGPRPIHWACRKGHAAVVQVLLQAGVAVNAADFKGLTPLMTACMYGRTATAAYLLGMGAQNHLTDINGDTALHWAAYKGHADLIRLLMYSGVDLQKTDNFGSTPLHLACLSGNLQCVKLLCEKRNLELEPRDKNGKTPLMLAQSHRNNEVVKLLHNELKKRKSRWMPPVSEIWSLLFGGGGASKGPLILFLFSVLLWGYPMYMIRCIPITWNILRRSHYCFIYWNAVMWISWIIANRRDPGYIPLNSDTYYRAIKQIPYFDKWKKRNVILSRLCHSCRCLRPLRAKHCRICNRCVSYFDHHCPFIYNCVGLRNRMWFLLFVLSIAINCSFTIYFACYCVMIEGFSLLYVLGLVEAFVFCGLGWILTCTSILHACMNLTTNEMFNYKRYPYLRDKRGRYQNPFSRGPVLNLFEFFVCLPDRQDEQDIMLDENL; translated from the exons ATGGTGACGGAGGAAAACGATGAACATCCGCACACCGAAGACGAGAAGACGCCAACTCAGGAGCGTGATAGCAATCTGTTGGCACGTTCCGATAGCACCGAAATACTGATCCAGAGTAGCGTCGATGATATCTTCGATGTTATCAAGGCGGG CGAGCTATCTGAAGTTGAAAACCTCGTGGAAAAAGTAGGACCAGAAGCTCTTAGTGCACGTGACAAACATGGCTATACTCCGGCACATTGGGGTGCACTGGATGGAAACGTGGAGATGATGCGTTACTTGGTGGAACGCAATGCACCAGTTGATTTGCCATGTTTGGGGACACAAGGTCCACGTCCTATTCATTGGGCCTGTCGCAAGGGTCATGCTGCGGTAGTGCAGGTTCTATTGCAAGCTGGAGTGGCTGTAAACGCTGCTGATTTCAAAGGATTAACTCCTTTGATGACAGCATGCATGTACGGAAGAACCGCAACGGCTGCGTATTTGTTAGGGATGGGAGCCCAAAATCATCTAACGGACATCAATGGTGATACCGCTTTGCACTGGGCTGCTTACAAAGGCCATGCAGATTTGATTCGATTGTTGATGTACTCCGGTGTCGATTTGCAGAAGACAGATAATTTCGGTTCAACACCTCTTCACTTGGCATGTCTATCGGGTAATTTACAGTGCGTTAAACTTTTGTGCGAGAAACGAAACCTCGAACTCGAGCCTAGGGATAAAAATGGCAAAACTCCTCTTATGTTGGCTCAGAGTCATCGTAACAACGAAGTTGTAAAGCTGCTACATAATGAGTTGAAAAAGAGGAAATCCAGGTGGATGCCGCCGGTTTCGGAGATATGGAGTTTACTTTTCGGAGGTGGAGGTGCCTCGAAGGGACCATTGATTCTGTTTCTCTTCTCAGTGCTGCTTTGGGGCTATCCAATGTACATGATTAGG TGTATTCCAATAACATGGAACATTCTGAGACGCTCGCACTACTGTTTCATCTACTGGAATGCAGTGATGTGGATCAGCTGGATTATTGCGAACCGGCGAGACCCTGGCTACATCCCATTGAATTCGGACACATATTATAGAGCAATCAAGCAGATTCCTTACTTCGATAAGTGGAAAAAGCGTAACGTGATTTTGTCTAGACTTTGTCACAGCTGTCGGTGTCTACGGCCGCTACGTGCCAAGCATTGCCGAATTTGCAATCGCTGTGTTTCCTACTTCGATCATCACTGTCCATTCATCTATAACTGCGTGGGACTTCGTAACCGCATGTGGTTTTTACTATTTGTATTGAGCATCGCGATCAACTGTTCATTCACGATCTACTTCGCGTGTTATTGTGTAATGATTGAAGGATTCAGTCTGTTATATGTACTTGGATTGGTGGAGGCTTTCGTGTTCTGCGGGTTGGGTTGGATTCTTACATGTACCTCG ATCCTCCACGCTTGCATGAATCTTACGACTAACGAAATGTTCAACTATAAGCGCTACCCGTATCTACGTGACAAGCGTGGTCGCTATCAGAACCCATTCTCACGTGGACCGGTTTTGAACTTGTTTGAATTCTTCGTTTGCCTTCCGGACCGCCAGGACGAGCAGGACATCATGCTGGATGAGAATCTTTGA
- the LOC129730108 gene encoding engulfment and cell motility protein 1, with product MLPKTAKMPAIRDSHVVKIAVEFETGIPQLIEFDQRQPLATIIQNLCSFWVIQDPESYALRFTDVNNNYVTEKNRHDVKNGSVLKMVHSPSKTASVILEKLQGGKSEEMVKVLQELPGLSADITFALEFIKEQGLNLIIGIIEDPNWKDGGNILKFALSAFVELMDHGTVSWDILQPAFISRNIAFINGNSNKEIVQSALAILENIVQTSSKFPLVEKEVTLEVLLKLLQDSPSTVIQQNTIALINALFIKADDVKRRAIAATFSSKQYRSIINSVITTNMGAEISHQLYVLQTLTLGLLEQRIKTPIDVQDQEAQEKVKELRRIAFEADGIEPMPDVTARRQHGGSYSTHYKKLGFKCDINPSQDFLETPPGILALDCMVYFARNYTQNYTKVVHENSCRADEHECPFGRTSIELVKVLCDILRIGESPSEHGQEFHPMFFTHDHPFEEFFCICIVVLNKTWKDMRATTEDFVKVFSVVREQITRSITGRPASLEDFKAKIHTFTYNTITTLRQQERTSREECESTASAIVSLKEKITPEIMSLIKEQRLGYLVVGTRFSKYSGGKRERDKYWYARLSPNHKVIHYGDCDEKTVPTLEELNNKLPVIDIRQILVGKECPHMKEMRAKKSTFPLGFSLVTESSDQQTLDFVAPDEATFNYWTDGINALLGQPMVSKQKDDDFETLLSMEIKLRLLDTEGVDISKDPPPIPPEPENYDFCFDS from the coding sequence ATGTTACCGAAAACTGCCAAAATGCCCGCGATCCGTGACAGTCACGTAGTGAAAATTGCGGTCGAGTTCGAAACCGGAATTCCGCAGCTTATTGAGTTCGACCAGAGGCAACCACTGGCTACGATTATCCAAAATTTGTGCTCTTTCTGGGTCATCCAGGATCCTGAAAGCTATGCGCTGCGGTTTACCGATGTAAACAATAACTACGTGACGGAGAAGAACCGACACGACGTGAAAAACGGGTCGGTGCTGAAAATGGTTCACTCGCCGTCCAAAACGGCTAGCGTAATCTTGGAAAAGCTACAGGGAGGAAAGAGCGAAGAAATGGTTAAAGTACTACAGGAGCTTCCAGGGCTTAGTGCGGACATTACATTCGCACTGGAGTTTATCAAGGAACAAGGACTCAATTTGATTATTGGCATTATAGAAGATCCCAACTGGAAAGATGGAGGAAACATTTTGAAATTCGCTTTGTCTGCGTTTGTTGAATTAATGGATCACGGAACAGTGTCATGGGATATTCTACAACCAGCGTTCATTTCTCGGAATATAGCGTTCATTAATGGAAATAGCAACAAAGAGATTGTGCAATCAGCTTTGGCTATTCTGGAAAACATTGTTCAGACTAGCAGCAAGTTTCCTTTAGTTGAAAAAGAAGTTACGTTGGAAGTATTGCTAAAGCTTTTACAGGATTCCCCGTCCACGGTGATCCAGCAGAACACTATTGCCCTAATAAATGCACTTTTCATCAAAGCGGATGATGTCAAGCGTAGAGCTATAGCAGCCACGTTCAGCTCAAAACAGTATCGTAGCATCATCAATAGTGTAATCACTACAAACATGGGTGCAGAAATATCTCACCAATTGTATGTTCTGCAAACACTTACTCTAGGACTACTGGAGCAACGTATAAAAACTCCAATTGACGTTCAAGATCAGGAAGCACAAGAAAAGGTTAAAGAGCTCCGCCGAATTGCTTTCGAAGCGGATGGTATCGAACCGATGCCGGATGTAACCGCTCGTCGTCAGCACGGGGGTTCATATTCCACGCACTACAAAAAACTTGGATTCAAATGTGACATTAACCCATCGCAAGATTTCTTAGAAACACCACCGGGAATACTGGCACTCGATTGTATGGTCTATTTTGCTCGTAATTATACACAAAATTACACGAAAGTTGTTCATGAGAATAGTTGCCGAGCGGACGAGCACGAATGTCCTTTTGGACGTACTAGCATCGAACTGGTTAAAGTTCTTTGTGACATTCTACGTATAGGTGAGTCTCCGTCGGAGCACGGACAGGAATTTCATCCGATGTTTTTCACTCATGATCATCCCTTTGAagaatttttctgcatttgtatCGTGGTGCTGAACAAAACCTGGAAAGATATGCGTGCCACAACTGAAGACTTTGTAAAAGTATTCAGTGTGGTTCGCGAGCAAATTACCCGTAGCATCACGGGTCGACCTGCGTCTCTCGAAGATTTTAAAGCCAAAATACATACTTTTACATACAATACTATTACTACATTGCGGCAACAAGAACGAACTTCTCGTGAAGAGTGTGAATCGACTGCTTCGGCTATTGTCTCTTTGAAGGAAAAAATCACTCCAGAAATTATGTCGCTTATTAAAGAACAACGTTTAGGTTATTTGGTAGTGGGAACTCGTTTCTCCAAGTACAGCGGGGGAAAGCGTGAGCGGGACAAGTATTGGTACGCCCGTCTTTCGCCGAACCATAAAGTTATCCACTACGGCGACTGTGATGAGAAAACTGTTCCAACGCTGGAGGAGCTGAACAACAAGCTACCCGTGATCGACATCCGTCAGATACTGGTTGGTAAGGAATGTCCACATATGAAGGAAATGCGAGCCAAGAAGTCTACTTTCCCGCTTGGGTTTTCGCTGGTCACCGAATCCAGTGACCAGCAAACGTTAGATTTTGTCGCTCCAGATGAAGCAACGTTTAATTATTGGACCGATGGAATCAACGCTTTGCTCGGACAGCCGATGGTCAGCAAGCAGAAGGATGACGATTTTGAGACTCTGCTTTCGATGGAGATCAAACTGCGTCTGCTGGATACGGAAGGTGTGGATATTAGTAAGGATCCACCACCGATTCCGCCGGAGCCAGAAAACTATGATTTCTGCTTCGATAGTTAG